One window of Acidobacteriota bacterium genomic DNA carries:
- a CDS encoding aspartate aminotransferase family protein yields MIDQSRHSAQLYERALKVLPGGVSRNTVLRDPHPAYATHGSGCRIWDMDGVERLDFSNNMASLIHGHAHPAITAAVCEQVQKGTAFTMATEAEVAYAEYLCARGRFDRVRFVNSGTEAVMGCLKAARAFTGRPKIAKVEGAYHGIYDYAEISQTAQPTTWGDPDAPASVPVAFGTPPAVLDDVVVIPFNDTARALAILDRHVRDLSSVLLDPLPHRIGLIPAAPEFVRALRDFCDAHGALLVFDEVITFRSSYGGAKDWFDVTPDLTAMGKIIGGGFPVGALAGRADVMEVLNPLATPVRFPHSGTFSANPVTMAAGHTAMRLFDEAEVARLNGLGALARTRIAEAIAATGVAASVTGAGSMFRVHMTAEPPHDYRSAFAGPAAAARLLQVLDALFDAGILMINTCSGAISTPMTEREIDRLAESMAAAFGVLARSTEAHATSGAGTRKVMS; encoded by the coding sequence ATGATCGACCAGAGCCGGCACAGCGCGCAGCTCTACGAGCGCGCCCTCAAGGTGCTCCCGGGTGGCGTGAGCCGGAACACGGTGCTTCGAGATCCGCACCCGGCCTACGCGACGCACGGCAGCGGCTGCCGCATCTGGGACATGGACGGCGTCGAGCGGCTCGACTTCTCGAACAACATGGCCTCGCTCATCCATGGTCACGCCCACCCGGCCATCACGGCTGCGGTCTGCGAGCAGGTGCAGAAGGGCACGGCCTTCACGATGGCCACAGAAGCCGAAGTCGCCTACGCGGAGTATCTCTGTGCGCGGGGCCGCTTCGATCGGGTCAGGTTCGTCAACTCCGGCACCGAGGCGGTGATGGGCTGCCTGAAAGCGGCACGGGCGTTCACGGGCCGGCCGAAGATCGCCAAGGTCGAGGGAGCCTACCACGGCATCTACGACTACGCCGAGATCAGCCAGACGGCCCAGCCCACGACGTGGGGAGATCCGGATGCGCCCGCGAGCGTGCCGGTGGCCTTCGGCACGCCTCCGGCGGTGCTCGACGACGTGGTGGTGATTCCGTTCAACGACACCGCCCGCGCGCTCGCCATCCTCGACCGCCACGTGCGAGATCTGTCCTCGGTGCTGCTCGACCCGCTGCCCCATCGCATCGGACTCATCCCCGCGGCGCCCGAATTCGTGCGCGCGCTGCGCGACTTCTGCGACGCCCACGGCGCGTTGCTGGTGTTCGACGAGGTCATTACCTTCCGCAGCAGCTACGGCGGTGCGAAGGACTGGTTCGATGTCACGCCCGACCTGACGGCGATGGGCAAGATCATCGGCGGCGGGTTCCCTGTGGGCGCCCTGGCCGGGCGCGCCGACGTGATGGAGGTCCTGAACCCGCTGGCCACGCCCGTGCGTTTCCCGCACTCGGGCACCTTCTCCGCGAACCCGGTGACGATGGCCGCCGGACACACCGCCATGCGCCTCTTCGACGAGGCGGAGGTCGCGCGGCTCAACGGCTTGGGGGCGCTCGCGCGGACGCGCATCGCCGAGGCCATCGCGGCGACCGGCGTTGCCGCGTCGGTGACGGGAGCGGGATCGATGTTCCGGGTCCACATGACGGCCGAGCCCCCGCACGACTACCGCAGCGCCTTTGCCGGACCCGCCGCGGCCGCACGCCTCCTGCAGGTGCTCGATGCGCTGTTCGACGCCGGGATTCTGATGATCAACACGTGCTCGGGCGCCATCTCCACGCCGATGACGGAGCGGGAGATCGACCGCCTCGCCGAGTCGATGGCGGCCGCATTCGGCGTGCTGGCCCGCAGCACGGAGGCGCACGCCACCTCGGGCGCAGGTACGAGGAAGGTGATGTCGTGA